The following are encoded in a window of Arthrobacter sp. SLBN-100 genomic DNA:
- a CDS encoding MaoC family dehydratase, whose product MTKFRNLEELLAAAGSDLGSSRTIILDQPRVDTFADITEDRQWIHTDQERAAEGPFGTTIAHGFYTLSLVAPFLEDLLEVEGVSSAVNYGLNKVRFPSAVPTGSELSAKGTLGSVAATTAGAEATVNVIIERTGGTKPVCVAEVIIRYFH is encoded by the coding sequence GTGACTAAATTCAGAAACCTCGAGGAACTGTTGGCGGCGGCCGGATCGGATCTGGGCAGCTCAAGGACTATCATCCTTGACCAACCCCGTGTCGATACTTTCGCGGACATCACAGAGGATCGGCAATGGATACACACAGACCAGGAACGCGCTGCGGAGGGGCCATTCGGCACGACCATTGCGCACGGGTTCTATACGCTTTCGCTGGTTGCCCCGTTCCTCGAGGATTTGCTGGAAGTCGAGGGGGTGTCCTCCGCCGTCAACTACGGGCTGAACAAGGTGCGTTTCCCCTCGGCGGTCCCCACCGGTTCCGAGCTGTCTGCCAAGGGCACCCTCGGGTCGGTGGCGGCCACCACCGCCGGGGCGGAAGCCACGGTCAATGTCATCATTGAGCGTACTGGCGGGACCAAGCCTGTCTGCGTCGCAGAAGTTATCATCCGGTACTTTCACTGA